The DNA region ATCGTCAATGCATTCAAAAAAACCCATGCCGCCAGTTGGCTGCTCGTAATTGTATGCCTTTTTCTCATTTATAAAGGCAGCAACGCGACCAATAAGCTTTCCCGAACCGTCTTTCAAAATCCATCTCGTACACTTCCCGTGCTTAAAGAAGTCGTTTTTTGCCGGCTCGAACACATTTTCTACTTCCGTATCTAACGGGCAAATCCAATTTTTATCGTTTTTGTACAGGTGTTTTGGAACCGTTAAAAAATCTTTTTTTAGTGAAGCACTAGTTACGGGTATAATTTGCATGGATAGGTTTTAAATTAAAAAGCATCCTACCAAGCGGAGGGATGCTTTTTCAAATATATTTTTTAGTGATTAAAAATCGTCGTCGTCATCGTCAAAGTTTTCAAAATTGTCCAGGTCGTCTAACGGCATGTCAAAATCATCTTCATCCTCATCTTGGGGCTTCTTTGTGGGTTGAATGTCGTCATCTTCAAAATCATCATCTTCGTCTACCTGTTTTTTGGTAGTTGGCTTAGTAGGGAGTTTCTTTGGCGCTTTCATAAGACAAAAATAAAAATTGCTTTGATAGTTTAAAAGTACAAAAAAACTTTTTTTAATAACAACCTGAAAGCAAATTAAATAATTATTCTAGTCATTGTTTTCGCCGACTGTATTTTCTTCCCTGGCAATATCTTTCAACTGTGGAAGTTGATTTAGGTTGTTTAAACCAAAATAATCCATAAAAAGCGTGCTGGTGCTGTAAAGAATCGGGCGCCCAGGTGTTTCGGCTTTTCCATCTATGCTGATGAGTTCTTTCTCGAGCAACCGCTGTACGGAGTAATCGGAATTGACACCTCTGATTTGCTCAATCTCAAGCTTGGTTATCGGCTGGCGATAGGCAATAATAGCGAGGGTTTCCATAGCGGCCTGGCTCAACTTCTTTTTAGATCGATGCAGCTGCAGTTGATTTACGGTTTCATGGTAATCTTTCTTGGTTAAAAACTGATAGCCGTTATTTAAGTATACCAATTCGAGCGCAAAATTTTCGTCGTTATATTTAGCTTTTATTTCGTCGAGGCTTTCAAAAACCTGTGTCTCGATAAACTCCTCTTCAAATACGGCATTTAGTGCCAAGATAATTTCCTGCACGCTTATACTTTGAACAGATGAAAATATTAGCGCTTCAATATGTTGGGTAAGGTTTGGCTGCGGCATTTACAAAAATAAAATTTCTGGGCATAAAAAAAGCGGTCTCGCTTTTTAAAAAACAAGACCGCTTTCAACACACAAATGAAACCTGAATTAAGATATAGCTTTAGGTTAGGTTATTAAATATCTATATCAATTCTATAAGAACGTTTTTGATAAACACTATCGTTTATTTCTAAGACAAGTTTAAGGCTAAACGGGCTGCGATGCGAGTTCTATTTAGTGAGTGGTATTAATAATTGAGTAAACGGTAAAAAAGCTATCTTAACGGTATAGAAATAGATACGGTTGTACCGCTTGTGGCATTTTGCTGTACACTTAAGTGTATGGGTTTTGCTCCAATTTGGCCCAGTAGGTTTAACCTTTCCTTAGTGAGTTGCATTCCCTTACTGATATGCGTGTCCTTTTTATCTTTCAACGAGTTTTCAATCCCGATGCCGTCATCAATAATTTCGATGTTCAGGTAAAATTCACCCTGCAATTTAATGCCAATCTGGATTTCACCACCAGTTTCTTTTGGCATAATGCCGTGCCAAATTGCATTTTCTACATAGGGCTGCAATAGCATAGATGGGATCATGGTTTCTTCTCTATCAATGCCCTCATCGATATGGAAAACGTACTTTAGCTTGTCTCCGAACCGATTTTTCTCTAGTTTTAAATACAGGTTGAGGTATTCGATTTCTTCCTCTAATGAGATGTAGCTTTTTGTACAAATCTCGAGATTCTTTCTAATCAACCGTGCAAAACCCGTTAGCACCCGGTTAGCGGAAGCGGTGTTTTGCGTGTTGATGTAATGCTGGATAGAGTTCATTACGTTGAACACAAAATGAGGGTTCATCATGGCCTGCAGCGCTTGTTGCTCGAGCATTAAAACCTTGTTTTTAACCAATAGCTGAGCTTGTTCTTTATCTTTTTGCTTGCGGGTAATGTTTACGGCAACCTTGTAAAAAATATAGGCCACCAGCAATATTAAAATGGATAAAAACCACAGGCTTTGCCAGAAATGCTTTTTAATAACGAATGAGATTTTTGCCGATGGTCCCCAAATTCCATTCTGGCTT from Pedobacter endophyticus includes:
- the scpB gene encoding SMC-Scp complex subunit ScpB; this translates as MPQPNLTQHIEALIFSSVQSISVQEIILALNAVFEEEFIETQVFESLDEIKAKYNDENFALELVYLNNGYQFLTKKDYHETVNQLQLHRSKKKLSQAAMETLAIIAYRQPITKLEIEQIRGVNSDYSVQRLLEKELISIDGKAETPGRPILYSTSTLFMDYFGLNNLNQLPQLKDIAREENTVGENND